GCGGACGTTCGGGGCGTCCTGCGCGGCCAGTTCGGGGCTCACGCGGTCCCCGATGATGGTCACGCGGCTGACCTCTTCTTTCTCGCCCAGCACGCGCGACAGGTGCAGGCCGTACTCGTTGAGGCTGCGGCGGCCCGGCGGAAACGCGGTCACCACGGCGAGGTGCAGGGGGTCCTCCGGGCGGCGTTCGGGGCGGGCGTGCAGGCGGCGCAGGGTCAGCATGTCCTTCAGGAATTTCACGGAGTCCCGCAGCGGGTCGACCTTGCTGTCCGGGGCGTCCACCCAACGGACCGGGACTTCCGTGACGCGCAGGCCGTCGCGCGCCGCGAGGTACAGCAGTTCGAGGTCGAAGGAGAACCCGTCGAGCTTCCCGCGCCGGAACAGGTCGCGGGCGACCTCGCCGCGCAGCAGCTTGAAGCCGCACTGGGTGTCCTCGGCCTTCACGCCGGTCACGGCGCGCGTCACGCGGCGCAAGGCCCCGGACACGGCCCGGCGGACCGGGCTCTTGCCGGTCTCCTCGGCACCCTCGGCGGCGCGCGAACCGATGGCGATGTGCGAGCCGCTGCGCACGGCGGCAATCAGGCGCGGGAGTTCCTCGATGGGCGTGCTGTTGTCGGCGTCGGCGAACAGGATCAGTTCGCCGCGCGCGGCCTGCACGCCCCGGCGCACCGCGCCGCCCTTACCGGTGTTCGCGTGCCGGATGACGCGCAGGTTCGCCCAGCCGAGGCTCTCAACGAGGTCGGCGGTGCCGTCGCGGCTGCCGTCGTCACTGACGATCAGTTCCCAGGGTTCCCCGTCGCCGCTGACACTGATGGCGAAGGCCGCCAGGGTCGGCAGGATCCGTTCGGATTCGTTGTACGCGGGAATGACGATGCTCAGCGTGACCCGGTCGAGGGTCTGGGCGCGCCACTGTTCAAAGGCGGGGTAGGATATGAGGGAACCTCCGTGTGGTGGGGCGAAGAACGAGAGCGGCCGTGAGGATCAGGGTGGCCTTGCCGGCCAGGGCCGCCAGGGCGAGGTGGGCAGGTTCAGGGGACACCAGGAACGCACAGGTGAGGGTGACGAGGTTGGCGGTCAGGTACGCGCCGCCCACGCGCCACAGCACGGCCGCCCCGCCGGACGCCAGCGCGTGGTTCAGGGCGGTGCCGGCCAGGGTGAGGGCCAGGGTGCCCAGGCCCGTCAGGGACAGCAGCGGAATCACCGCGCCGCCCATGCCGGTCCCGAAGGCCAGCTGGGCACTCCAGGCGGGGGCCAGCGCAAACAGCGCCGCCGGGAGGCCCGCGATGACCAGCGTGGCCGCCAGCGCCGCTCCCAGCAGCGGCCCCGTGCGTTCACCGGCGGCCACGCGGCGGGCCACGACCGGGAACGCCGCGACCTGCACGGCCCACCCGGCGAAGAACACCACGCGCGCCAGCGTGGCGGCCGCCGCGTATGCCCCGGCGTCGGCGGGAGGCAGCAGCACGCCGGCCAGCAGCACGTCGCCGTACAGCAGGGCACTCTGCGCGGCGGCCACGAAGGTCAGGGCCGCCTTGCCCTCACGGCCGCCCGTGACGACCGGCACGTCCCCACCAGCGGCGGCCTGGGCAGCGCCGGAGCGGGGCCGCACGACGGGCAGCGCCAGCAGCAGGCCCAGCAGGGTGGCGGTCACGGCGGCGGCCGGGCCGGGCAGCGCGGCCAGCAGCGGGGCGGTCAGGGCGACCTTCGCGCCGTGCTCGGTCATGAGGCTCCAGCCGAACGCCGCGCTGCGGCCGTCCCGCTGGGCCGCGCCGCGCCAGGCGCCCAGCAGCACCATGGCGGGCACCGTGACCGCGAAGGCCGCCACCCACACGGCCGTAACCCCGATGCGTGGCCCCAGCAGCGGCGAGAGCAGCAGCAGGGCCGCGCCCACCAGGGCCCCCGTGCGCAGGGCGGCTCCGGTGTTGGCCCCCTGGGCGCGGCGGGACGTGGCCTGCTGGAACGCGATGGGCAGCGCGGCCGTCAGCATGAACAGGGACGTGAACGCCGCGAAGGCCCCGTAGCCGGGCAGGTCCAGCAGCCGCCCCAGCAGCAGCGTGTACCCGTAGTTCAGGGCGCTGCTGCCCAGCACGGCCAGCAGGCTCAGCAGGCCCTGCATGGATTCTCGTCGGGCGTTCATACTCTTCATCCTGCGGGGGGGAACCTTACGCGCGTCTTTCACATGTCAGGTGCGCGGTGAAGATCGTCACAGCCGCCGCGCACGCCCTGTCTTCATGAAGTTCGGCGCTGGTGGGGGTCCCGTCAGGGCCAGTCTGACAGCGGTGTTCAGCGGCCCGCCGGGGAGAGCGTCACTCCCGCCAACACATCCGGGCTCCCACTCGCATCCGCCCGGATCGGGTACTGCGCACCCGTCAACCGGAGGCCGTATCAGGTCCCGCGTGATCAGGTGCCGGTGCGGGCGCGGTCCATCACGCGGTCACGCCCGGCTTCCTTGGCGGCGTACAGGCGCTCGTCGGCCAGGGCCAGCAGGTCCGGGACACTCCTGACCTCAGACGCCAGGGCCAGGCCGGCGCTGACGGTGACGGGCGGGAAGCCGGGCATGCGGTAGACGCGGACGGCGTCCACGATCTGCCGCACGGCCGCCCGGGCGCCTTGCGGGTCGCGGCCCGTCAGGATCAGGAGGAATTCCTCGCCGCCCCAGCGGATCACGGCGTCCTGCGGCGTGACGCTGCCCTCCATCAGTTCGGCCAGCGCGATCAGCACCTCGTCGCCCCGGTGGTGACCGAGGCTGTCGTTCACGCGTTTGAAGTGATCGATGTCCACCAGCACCGCCGCCAGCCGGTCAGGCTGGGCGCCCGCGCGGCCGAACAACTCCGTCAGTTTCTCGTGCCCCGACCGGCGGTTGAGCAGGCCGGTCAGCGGGTCGGTGAAGGCCAGGGTCGCCAGCGCGTCGCTGCGCAGGTGCGCGCGGTACAGACTCTGTCCGTGCGCGCTGAGAAACCAGATCAGGGTCGCGGCGAACCCGGTCATCAGCAGTCCCGGGGGGTCCACGGTCCGCTGGCCGCTCACCGGACCCCACAGCAGCAGGTAGCCCAGCAGGGCCAGCGCGGCCGCCGGGCGGGCCTGCAGCCACGCGAATGAGAACAGCGTCACGGTCAGGTACCCGACCAGCAGGGTGGCCGACAGCGTCTCGCCGCGCAGGAACAGCAGCGCGGAACTCAGCAGCCACAGCTGGGCGGACACGATCAGAATCCACTGGAAAGCGTGCGTGGACACGCGCGGCCACAGGGCCAGCCCCACCAGCAGCAGGTTCGAACCGGTGCCCAGCTTCGCCTGCAGGTTCAGGCCGGGCAGGTCGGCCCCCTGCGCGTACGGCACGATACAGGCCTGCACGAGAGCCGCGAGCAGCGCCATCCCGACATACAGCTGCCGCAGGTGCTGCTCACGTTCTCGGTGGGGCGACAGGCCAGGCTCACCTCCGAACATTCAATCAACGTAAGGCAATTCGCCGTGGCCCTTCTTGATGTGACGTTCACGCAGCGGGCGCAGGAACCCGGCCCCCGCCGGGTATCCCCACCGCGCCGCGCGGATTGGTGTGTCACTGCAGGTTCCGCAGCCCGGACCGGGGGCCGGATTACTCGGTCTTGCTGCGGTGTGCGCCGTCGGGCGCGCCGATGGAGACGGATTTGATGTTCACGAATTGCAGGATGCCGTGGCGGCCCAGTTCCCGGCCGAAGCCGCTGTTCTTCACGCCGCCGAACGGGAGGCGCGGGTCGCTGGCGACCATGGAGTTGATGAACACCGCGCCAGCTTCCAGGTCGCGGATGAAGCGTTCTCTCTCGCCGGCGTCGTTCGTCCAGGCGCTGCTGCCCAGGCCGAAGGTGGTGGTGTTGGCCAGTTCGACCGCCTCGTCGAGGCTCTCCACCCGGAAGATCAGCGCGACCGGCCCGAAGGTTTCTTCCAGCCACACGTCCATGTCGGGGGTCAGGTGATCGAGGGCCGTGACCGGGTAGTAGTTGCCCTGGCCTTCAGGGACCTGCCCGCCCGTACGGACGCGCGCGCCCTTGCTCACGGCGTCCTGCACCTGCCGGTCGATGTCCTCGCGGATCTGCGGCGTGGCGAGCGGGCCCACGTCGGTGCCTTCCAGTTCGGGGTTCCCGACCTTCAGGGCGCTCAGGCCCGCCACGAACGCGTCCGTGAAGGCGTCGTACACGTCCGAATGCACGATGAAGCGTTTGGCGGCGATGCAGCTCTGGCCGTTGTTGATGGTGCGGGCGGTCACGGCCGTTTTCGCGGCGAGTTCGATGTCGGCGCTGGGCATCACGATGAACGGGTCCGAGCCGCCCAGTTCCATCACGGCGGGCTTGAGTTCCGCCCCGGCGGTGGCGGACACGGCCCGCCCGGCTCCCTCGGAACCGGTGAGGCTCACGGCGGTCACGCGCGGGTCTTTCAGCACGGCTTCCACGTCACGGCTGCCGATCAGCAGGGTCGTGAACACGCCCGCCGGAAAGCCCGCCTCGCGCAGCACGTCCTCGATGGCCAGGGCGCAGCCGGGCACGTTACTGGCGTGCTTGAGCAGCCCGGTATTCCCGGCCATCAGGGTCGGCGCGATGAACCGGAACGCCTGCCAGTACGGGAAGTTCCACGGCATGACGGCCAGCACCACACCGAGGGGCTGGTACGTCACGAACGCCTCGTCCGCCTCGGTCTTCACGGGCTCGGAGGCCAGGAAAGATCCGGCGTGCGCGGCGTAGTACCGGCAGGCCGAGGCGCACTTCAGGACTTCCTGCCGGGCGGCTTCCAGGGTCTTGCCCATCTCGCGCGTGGCGAGCAGCGCGAGTTCCTCCACGCGGCGTTCCAGGACGTCGGCGGCGGCGTTCATCCACTCGCTGCGCTGCGCGAAGGTGGTGCGGCGGTACTCGCCGTAGGCCGTGTGGGCGGCCGTGATGGCCGCCTGGACCTGTTCGGTCGTGTGATCGTCGTGGGTGGCGAAGGGTTCGCCCGTGGCCGGATTGACGCTTTGCATGCCTTCCGTTCTAGTCCGCGCAGCCCGCCCGTCAATGTGAGACGGCGCTCCATGAAGCCCTCATTAAGAACCCTGCGCCCAGTCTGGAGGTGACCGGCACAGGGTGAGCAGCAGGGACAGGACGCCACAGCGCGAACGGAAAGGTTCGTTCCTGCGGGAGATCAGCGTGCGGGCGGCAGCACCCTCAGGCGGTGGCCGGGGCGGTCAGCGGGGGCCGGAAGCCGCGCAGGCGCAGGGCGTTGCTCAGGACGAACACGCTGGACAGGCCCATGGCAGCGGCGGCCAGCACCGGATTCAGGCGCAGGCCCAGCAGGGGCTCCAGCGCTCCAGCCGCGACCGGGATCAGCAGGGCGTTGTACGCGAAGGCCCAGAACAGGTTGCCGCGAATGTTGGTGAGGGTGGCGCGGCTCAGGGCGACGGCGTTCGGGACGCCGCGCAGGTCGCCGGACATCAGGATCACGCCGGCCGTCTCGGCGGCCACGTCGGTGCCGGTACCGATGGCGACGCCCACGTCCGCCTGCGCCAGGGCGGGCGCGTCGTTGATGCCGTCCCCGACGAACGCGACGTGCTGTCCGGCTGCCTGGAGTTCTTTCACGGCGGCGCTCTTCTGCGCGGGGTGCACCTCGGCGCGGACGTCCGTGATGCCGAGTTGCCGGGCGACGGCCTGCGCGGTGCGGGCGTGATCGCCGGTGATCATGACGACCCGGCGGCCACTGGACTGGATGGCCTGCACGGCTTCCAGGCTGCCGGGCTTGATGGGGTCCGCCACGGCCAGCGCGGCGATGATGTGGCCGTCCACGGCGGCGTACAGGGGCGTGCGGCCCAGGTCGGCCAGCGCGTCGGTCTGGGCGGTCAGGGGGGCGACGTTCAGGCCCAGGCGGGTCATCAGGCGGTCACTGCCGACCCACACGCGCTGCCCGTTCACGGTCGCCTCGATGCCCTCGCCGGGCAGGGCCTGGAACGCCGTGGCGCCCGGCAGGGTCAGGCCCTCGGCGCGGGCGGCCGTCAGGATGGCCTGCGCGACCGGGTGCTCGCTGCCGCGTTCGGCCGCGGCGATCAGGGTCAGCGCGGCGGCGTCGTACTGGCCGGTCAGGATCAGGTCGGTGAGTTCCGGACGGCCCAGGGTCAGGGTGCCGGTCTTGTCGAGGGCGATCACGTCCGCGCGTTGCAGGGCTTCCAGGGCCGCGCCGCTCTTGAACAGCACGCCCAGGCTGGCGGCGCGGCCCGTGCCGACCATCACGCTGGTGGGCGTGGCGAGGCCCATGGCGCAGGGGCAGGCGATGATCAGCACGGCGACCGTGTTCACCAGCGCGTGACTGAGGCCCTGCGGGCCGCCCAGCAGCAGCCAGGTCAGGAAGGTCAGGGCCGCGATCACCAGCACGACGGGCACGAATACAGCGACCACGCGGTCCGCGAGGCCCTGGATGGGCGGCCGGCTGGCCTGGGCGTCCTCGACCAGCCGGGTGATGCGGGCCAGGGCGGTGTCCGCGCCGACGTGCGTGGCGCGGAACATGAAGGCGCCGGTGCCGTTCACAGTGCCGCCCGTCACGGCCGCGCCCACTCCCTTGTGCACGGGGACGCTCTCGCCGGTCAGCATGCTCTCGTCCACCCAGGAGTCCCCGGCCTGCACGTCGCCGTCCACCGGGACACGCTCGCCTGGGCGGACCTGGATCACGTCGCCGGTCTGCACGTCGGCGGTGGGAATCTCGAGTTCCTGCCCGGCGCGGACCACGCGGGCGACGCTGGGTTGCAGGCGCAGCAGGGCGGTCATGGCGGCGCTGCTGCGTCCCTTCGCGCGGGCCTCCAGGACCTTGCCCAGCAGGATCAGGGTGATGACGACGGCGCTCGCCTCGAAGTACACGTGCGCGGTCCCGGCCGGGAACACGCCGGGGGCCAGCGTGACCAGCAGCGAGTACAGGTACGCGGCGCCGGTGCCGATCATGACCAGGGCGTTCATGTCGGGGCTGCGGTGGCGCAGGCTGTTCCAGCCGAGACGCAGGAAGCGGCGGCCCGGCCCGAACTGCACGGGCGTGGCCAGCAGCAGCATCAGCACGTTCAGGCCGCGTTCGCCCAGCAGGTCGGTCAGTGTCATATGCAGCGGCATCCACATCATGGGCAGCATGGCCAGCAGCAGCAGCGGAACGGCGAAGGCGGCGCTGACGCGCAGGTCGCGTTCCAGGCTACGTTCGTGGTCGTCGCGGGCGGCCTGTTCCAGTGCGGCGCGGTCCGGCGCGGACGGCGCGCCGCTGTCCGCGCCGGTCAGGACCGAGTACCCGGCCCGCGTGACGGCGGCGTTCAGGTCGCTGCCGGTCACGCGGCCAGGCAGGTACGTGACGTGGGCGCGTTCGGTGGCGAGGTTCACCTGCGCGTCCAGCACACCGTCCACTTTCTTCAGCGCGCGTTCCACGCGGCCCACGCAGGCGGCGCAGGTCATGCCCTGCACGCTCAGGTCGGCGGTGGCGGTCAGGGGTTCGTACCCGATCTCGCGGACGCGGGCAGTGAGGTCCGTCAGGCTGGTCTGCGACGGGTCGAAGGTCACGCTGGCCCGTTCGGTCGCGAGGTTCACGCTGGCCTGCTGCACACCACTGACCTTCGTCAGGCCGCGTTCCACCCGGGCCGAGCAGCTGGCGCAGGTCATGCCCTGCACGGTGAATTCAGCCGTGACCGACGTGTGGGCGCCGGTCGGCAGGATCGGAATGGGCAGGTTCGGCAGGTTCGAATTGACAGGCTGACTCATCAGGGCTCCAGTGATTGACGGGCGGGGTTCAGTGCGGCCGGGCATCGGGGATCGGCACTGTCCCTCTCCCAATCCCCCCCCGGGGGGTATGCCACGAAGATAGTCCCCTGCCGGCCCCCCTTTCAAGGCCCTGGCGCACACTGCCTGCACTTCAGGGCGCTCCCTTCACGGCCTGCCCCGCCAATCTTCGACGGGTGCCAGGCTGGCCGCGCGCACGCGTGATACGGGTTCCGTCTGTTTCATTGACGGCTTTGGAATGGCAACAGTCCGTCAATTCCACGACCGGAACCCGCTCTGCTCCTCTTCGCCCTGCTGCGCGGCTGGCCGAGTCCACTCGTGTTGAACTGGTTTGGGCAACCCATTCAACCGCAGTTCGTATGAGTCCGGCGGGCGCTGTTCCCAGCTCACGCCTGCCGATCACTGAGGCTGTCACGCACTGAGACGGGCAGGCACCGGCACCCACCGTGCTGGGCGGGCGCGTTGGCCGGGCACGGACAGCGCGTTCACGACGTCTTGCCCACGCCTCTTCCCCTCATCACAACGCCGGCCACGGGACCGGATCAGGCCCGTGCGGGGGCCATGTCCGCAAACCTGATTGACAGGCCCCCAGGGGGGGGGTACCATCGCGCCATGAGTACTGAACTGACCATCACCGGAATGACCTGCGGGCACTGCCAGAAAGCCGTTCAGGAAGCGCTGCAGCAGGTTGCCGGCGTGCAGAGTGCCAGCGTGGACCTCGCGGCCGGGCGCGCCAGCGTCACCGGTCCCGCCGACGTGCAGGCGCTGATTGCCGCCGTGGTCGAGGAAGGGTACGAGGCGCAGATCGCCGCTCCCGCCTCCACCCTCGCCTGACATGACCGGTAAATCCGCCCCGACCGCCTGCCACACCGGTCCAGACCACCTGTGCATGCCTGAAGACGCCCGCAAACGCGCCGCCCGCCGCCTGAACATCGCGCGCGGGCACCTCGACGCCATCGTGCGCATGCTGGACAACCCGGACGCCTACTGCGTGGACGTGCTGCGGCAGATCAAGGCGGTACAGGGTGCGCTGTCCGGCGCGGGCGAGGTTGTCCTGCGCGGGCACCTCGAGGCGCATGTCGCGACGGCCAGCACACGCGGCGACAGCGTGGAGATCGTCGAGGAATTGATGGAAGCCCTGAAGTACACCTGAGCGACCTGCGTACCTCTGCCGCACAACCCGGGCAGAGCGAGAACCGGCAGGAGCGCGGCGCGGCGGGAAGGAACGGAGAACGCGGCCGCCCTACTCGCCCGGCTGCCGGGGCGGGAGGCGTGGGTGCAGGCTGGCGGGGCCACCCCGGCTGGGCTGGGCCCGCGGCTCGGCCATGACGGTCAGGAAGGCCTGGACGACCTGCGGGTCGAAGTTCACGCCGCTCTGGCGTCGGATCTCGTCGAGCGCGTCCTGGACCGTCCAGGGGCACTTGTACGGGCGGGTGCTGGTCAGGGCGTCGAACACGTCGCACACGCTGAAGATGCGGGCCAGCAGCGGAATGGCCGGGCCGCTCAGGCCGTCGGGGTAGCCGGTGCCGTCCCAGCGTTCGTGGTGATGCCGGATGACCTGCAGGGCGTGGAGGCTCAGGCCCGGAATATGCCGCGCGAGTTCCTCACCGGCGGGTGAGTGCTGGCGCATGATCACCCATTCGTCGGCGGTGAGGGGACCGGGTTTGAGCAGCACGGCGTCCGGAATCTGCACCTTTCCCAGGTCATGCAGGTACGCGCCGTCCCGCAGCTCGCGGAGTTCTTCAGGGGCCAGGTCCATCCGCCGGCCGACCTGCAGGGCCAGGTCCAGAACGCGGGTGGTGTGGCCCTGCGTTTCGAAGTCACGGGCTTCGAGCGCGCGGCCCAGCGCCGCGAGGATGCCTTCGCGGCCCTCTTCCATGGCGCGGATGCGTTCGGCGCGTTCCAGGGCGGTCACGCCCTGCGCGGCGAGGGTGCGGGCGAGTTGCGCGTCGTTCTCCCCGAAGGGGTGGCTGCGGATCACGACCAGCACGCCCAGCAGCCGGTCGGGCGTCTGAAGGGGAGCGATCAGGCACGCGCCGCCGCCCACGCCGTCCACACGCAGGATGCGCTGGTCGGCGTCCATGTTGTTCACGCGGATCACGTCACGCGCGGCGATAGCGGCCCAGGAGAGTCCCTGGCCCCGGCGCTGCGAGTGCACCGGCGTCTGGCTGGGAAGCCCGTGCGTGGTGGTGCTGTTCAGGGTGTCGCTGGCCGGGTCGTAACTGAGGTAGATGGCCTGCCGGGCGTTCAGGACCACATGCGACATGGAACTGATGGCGTGGATGACGTCGTCGGCGCTGCGGGCATCCCGGAGGGAGGCGGTGATCTGCACCAGCGCTTCGAGTTCACGGGTACGCTGGGCCTCGCGCTCCCGGCGGGCGCGGGAGGCCAGCAGCAGCGCGGCCTGCACGGCGAAGTTCATGCCGGTCTCCTGGGCAGAGGCGTCGAAGACCACGCCCGGCCCGAAGCGGTCGAGGTTCAGGAACGCGATCACGTGGCCGTCGGCGGTGATGGGCACGCCCAGGGTTTCGGTGATGTCGCCCAGCCGCCACTGCACGTGCGGTTGCTCGCCGCCCACCTGGAAGGTCGCGCGTAGCGCGGCGTTCGCGGCGGCCGTGACGGCGTAGCCCCGCAGGACGCGGGGAGTGCCGGCCGTCCACTGGTCGTCCGGGCCGCTGTACCACGCCCGCTGTCCGGAAGGGGGGCTGCGCTCGCCCAGCAGGCGGTCGTCGAAGCCGCACTGGGCGAGCAGGACGAAGTCGCCGTGTTCGACCACGTACAGACTGCCGGCTTCGGTGCCGGGCACGCTCTCGCACGCGGCCTGCAGCAGGGCGTGCCAGCCAGACGGAGTGGGCGGCTGGTCACCGTGGAACTGGGGCAGGGCGGCCCGCAGCGGCTGCTGTAGTGCGGTCGGCTGGCCCGCCCTGTGCGGCGCGGCGCGCAGGCAGTCCCGCTGCTTTTGGCGGCGTACAGGGCCTCGTCGGCCCGCTGGTGCGTGCGCAGGGGCGCGTCGTTCGGGCCGTGGCAGGCCAGTCCGGCCGAGAGGGTGACGGTGGGTCCGCTGCCGGTCCACTGGCGGGCGGCGCTCAGGCAACGCTGCGCAACCGCTTCGGCCTGGGGGGTGGGGGTGCCGCGCAGGATCACCGCGAATTCCTCGCCACCGATGCGGTACGCGGGGTCGCTGGGACGTAGCGTGCCGCGCAGCAGCAGGGCCACGCGGCGCAGCACGGCGTCGCCTTCGGTGTGGCCGTACTCGTCATTCACGCGCTTGAAGTGGTCGAGGTCCATGACCAGCAGGTGATCGCCGGGCTGCAGGAAGGGCAGGTCCTGATCGAACTGCCGGCGGTTACTCAGGCCGGTCAGCACGTCGGTGTGCGCCTCGGCCCGGAAGGTATCCGAGACGCGCAGCAGGTGCAGGCGGCTGTGCAGGGCGCTGTGCAGCAGCACCACCGACAGGCAGCTGATCAGCAGTTCCGGCAGCAGGTTCGCCCAGCCGGCGCCCGGCAGTGGGGCCGCCGGGAACCACTGGCTGCTCAGGTGACTGATCAGCAGGACAGGACCGAACAGCAGGGGCGTCCCCCACCACAGCCGGTGATGGTGGTCGGGGGGCAGGTCCATGCGCAGGCGGGGGGCCAGGAGCGTGGCCAGCAGGGTCAGTGTGGCGGCGGCGATCAGCATGTGGACGGCGGCGGGCAGCACGGCACCTGGAATCAGCAGGGACGTCAGCACTGCGGGAGCCGCCACGGCCACTCCTGACAGCGGCCCGTACCGCAAGGCGGCCAGTGCCAGTGGAATCAGGTACAGGTGACCTTCCGGCCCGCCATGCACGCCCAGGACCACGGCCGAGAGCGCGGCCAGCAGGACGCGCCGGGCGACGTCCGCCGGTGCGTGACTGGGCGGCCAGCTCCGATACGTGAGGCCCAGCGCGTAGGAGAACAGCGCCACGAGTCCCAGGTTGCTCAGCAGTGTGATCAGCATGACGCGGTATCCAGTCGGGGTCCGGCCGTTCAGGGTGAGGCGGTTCAGGAGGCAGCGGTTCAGGGTTCAGCAGGCGGGTACGGGGACGCAGGTGGGACCCGGGCGGCGTGGCGACACGGGGCTGACGGAGGCGACACGGAAGGAGGCAACACGGAAGCCTGAACGGTGATGCTGAGCGGTGGTGAGAGGCGGTCCTCTTCAGCATACCGCTGCGGCGGCGCGGGAACGCCCCCCGGGGCGCGCGGTGGGGGGGGCGGACCAACCGGGCATTGACCTGAAGATTTCCTTCATAAAAGCTATACTCGGCGGCATGACCTCAAGTCCAGGCGACGCGCCAGACCTGCTGGACGTCCTGCGCCCCCTGCTCAGCGCCGCCGGGATTCCCGAAGGGCTCCTGCGGCAGGTACTGACCACGGCCCAGTCAGCCGCGCCGGACGCCCCGACCGCCGAGGAGACCCTGCGGGAAACGCTGGGCGCCCTGAGCGAACTGCACCGCCACCTGGAATCCCTGAAGACAGAGCGGGACGAACTGCGCGAGTCGTTCGATCTGGCCTCGCAGTTTCAGGTGGTCCTCACGCCGCACGGGCGTCTGCTGGACCTGAACGACACTACCGTGCAGGCGACGCGGACGACCCGCGCGGACCTGCTGGACCGGCCGCTGTGGGACGCGCCGTGGTGGCCACGCGACCCGGACAGCCGGGCGGCGCTGCGGTCGGCCGTGGCGCAGGCCGGGCGCGGTGAGGGGGCGTCGCTGAAACTGCCGGCGCGCGGGCGTGAGGGCCGGCCGGTGGTGCTGGCCCTGCAGTTCACGCCGGTGCAGCGCGCCGGTCAGGTCGTGCGGGTGATCGTGGAGGGCCGCGAGATCACCGGTCAGGTCGAGGCGGTCCGGGAAGCGCACCTGGCCCGCGCGGCGCTGGAAGCGCTGCTGGAGAACGTGCAGGACGGCATTGTCGCCTGCGACGCCGAGGGGAAACTGACGGTCTTCAACCGCATGAGCCGCGAGATGCACGGCCTGGACCG
The DNA window shown above is from Deinococcus aquaticus and carries:
- a CDS encoding sensor domain-containing diguanylate cyclase — protein: MFGGEPGLSPHREREQHLRQLYVGMALLAALVQACIVPYAQGADLPGLNLQAKLGTGSNLLLVGLALWPRVSTHAFQWILIVSAQLWLLSSALLFLRGETLSATLLVGYLTVTLFSFAWLQARPAAALALLGYLLLWGPVSGQRTVDPPGLLMTGFAATLIWFLSAHGQSLYRAHLRSDALATLAFTDPLTGLLNRRSGHEKLTELFGRAGAQPDRLAAVLVDIDHFKRVNDSLGHHRGDEVLIALAELMEGSVTPQDAVIRWGGEEFLLILTGRDPQGARAAVRQIVDAVRVYRMPGFPPVTVSAGLALASEVRSVPDLLALADERLYAAKEAGRDRVMDRARTGT
- a CDS encoding NAD-dependent succinate-semialdehyde dehydrogenase, with protein sequence MQSVNPATGEPFATHDDHTTEQVQAAITAAHTAYGEYRRTTFAQRSEWMNAAADVLERRVEELALLATREMGKTLEAARQEVLKCASACRYYAAHAGSFLASEPVKTEADEAFVTYQPLGVVLAVMPWNFPYWQAFRFIAPTLMAGNTGLLKHASNVPGCALAIEDVLREAGFPAGVFTTLLIGSRDVEAVLKDPRVTAVSLTGSEGAGRAVSATAGAELKPAVMELGGSDPFIVMPSADIELAAKTAVTARTINNGQSCIAAKRFIVHSDVYDAFTDAFVAGLSALKVGNPELEGTDVGPLATPQIREDIDRQVQDAVSKGARVRTGGQVPEGQGNYYPVTALDHLTPDMDVWLEETFGPVALIFRVESLDEAVELANTTTFGLGSSAWTNDAGERERFIRDLEAGAVFINSMVASDPRLPFGGVKNSGFGRELGRHGILQFVNIKSVSIGAPDGAHRSKTE
- a CDS encoding heavy metal translocating P-type ATPase, which encodes MTCASCSARVERGLTKVSGVQQASVNLATERASVTFDPSQTSLTDLTARVREIGYEPLTATADLSVQGMTCAACVGRVERALKKVDGVLDAQVNLATERAHVTYLPGRVTGSDLNAAVTRAGYSVLTGADSGAPSAPDRAALEQAARDDHERSLERDLRVSAAFAVPLLLLAMLPMMWMPLHMTLTDLLGERGLNVLMLLLATPVQFGPGRRFLRLGWNSLRHRSPDMNALVMIGTGAAYLYSLLVTLAPGVFPAGTAHVYFEASAVVITLILLGKVLEARAKGRSSAAMTALLRLQPSVARVVRAGQELEIPTADVQTGDVIQVRPGERVPVDGDVQAGDSWVDESMLTGESVPVHKGVGAAVTGGTVNGTGAFMFRATHVGADTALARITRLVEDAQASRPPIQGLADRVVAVFVPVVLVIAALTFLTWLLLGGPQGLSHALVNTVAVLIIACPCAMGLATPTSVMVGTGRAASLGVLFKSGAALEALQRADVIALDKTGTLTLGRPELTDLILTGQYDAAALTLIAAAERGSEHPVAQAILTAARAEGLTLPGATAFQALPGEGIEATVNGQRVWVGSDRLMTRLGLNVAPLTAQTDALADLGRTPLYAAVDGHIIAALAVADPIKPGSLEAVQAIQSSGRRVVMITGDHARTAQAVARQLGITDVRAEVHPAQKSAAVKELQAAGQHVAFVGDGINDAPALAQADVGVAIGTGTDVAAETAGVILMSGDLRGVPNAVALSRATLTNIRGNLFWAFAYNALLIPVAAGALEPLLGLRLNPVLAAAAMGLSSVFVLSNALRLRGFRPPLTAPATA
- a CDS encoding CopZ family metallochaperone, which gives rise to MSTELTITGMTCGHCQKAVQEALQQVAGVQSASVDLAAGRASVTGPADVQALIAAVVEEGYEAQIAAPASTLA
- a CDS encoding metal-sensitive transcriptional regulator — encoded protein: MTGKSAPTACHTGPDHLCMPEDARKRAARRLNIARGHLDAIVRMLDNPDAYCVDVLRQIKAVQGALSGAGEVVLRGHLEAHVATASTRGDSVEIVEELMEALKYT
- a CDS encoding HD domain-containing phosphohydrolase: MNFAVQAALLLASRARREREAQRTRELEALVQITASLRDARSADDVIHAISSMSHVVLNARQAIYLSYDPASDTLNSTTTHGLPSQTPVHSQRRGQGLSWAAIAARDVIRVNNMDADQRILRVDGVGGGACLIAPLQTPDRLLGVLVVIRSHPFGENDAQLARTLAAQGVTALERAERIRAMEEGREGILAALGRALEARDFETQGHTTRVLDLALQVGRRMDLAPEELRELRDGAYLHDLGKVQIPDAVLLKPGPLTADEWVIMRQHSPAGEELARHIPGLSLHALQVIRHHHERWDGTGYPDGLSGPAIPLLARIFSVCDVFDALTSTRPYKCPWTVQDALDEIRRQSGVNFDPQVVQAFLTVMAEPRAQPSRGGPASLHPRLPPRQPGE
- a CDS encoding diguanylate cyclase domain-containing protein, producing the protein MLITLLSNLGLVALFSYALGLTYRSWPPSHAPADVARRVLLAALSAVVLGVHGGPEGHLYLIPLALAALRYGPLSGVAVAAPAVLTSLLIPGAVLPAAVHMLIAAATLTLLATLLAPRLRMDLPPDHHHRLWWGTPLLFGPVLLISHLSSQWFPAAPLPGAGWANLLPELLISCLSVVLLHSALHSRLHLLRVSDTFRAEAHTDVLTGLSNRRQFDQDLPFLQPGDHLLVMDLDHFKRVNDEYGHTEGDAVLRRVALLLRGTLRPSDPAYRIGGEEFAVILRGTPTPQAEAVAQRCLSAARQWTGSGPTVTLSAGLACHGPNDAPLRTHQRADEALYAAKSSGTACAPRRTGRASRPHYSSRCGPPCPSSTVTSRPLRLAGTPCCRPRARACPAPKPAVCTWSNTATSSCSPSAASTTACWASAAPLPDSGRGTAARTTSGRPALPASCGATPSRPPRTPRYARPSRWAASNRTCSGGWATSPKPWACPSPPTAT